A genomic region of Saccopteryx bilineata isolate mSacBil1 chromosome 1, mSacBil1_pri_phased_curated, whole genome shotgun sequence contains the following coding sequences:
- the TCF20 gene encoding transcription factor 20 isoform X5, giving the protein MLEGCWPAAVLLNSMQSFREQSSYHGNQQSYPQEVHSSSRLEEFSPRQAQMFQNFGGAGGSSGGSSGGSSGGRRGTTAAAAAMTSETSGHQGYQSFRKEAGDFYYMAGNKDPVATGTPQPPQRRPSGPVQSYGPPQGSSFGNQYGSEGHVGQFQAQHSGLGGVSHYQQDYTGPFSPGSAQYQQQASSQQQQQQQQQVQQLRQQLYQSHQPLPQAAGQPATGSSHLQPMQRPSTLPSSATGYQLRVGQFGQHYQSSAASSSSSSFPSPQRFSQSGQSYDSSYSVNAGSQYEGHNVSSNAQAYGTQSNYSYQPPSMKNFEQAKIPQGTQQGQQQQPPQQQAQQQPQQQHAPQHVMQYTSAATKLPLQSQVGQYSQPEVPVRSPMQFHQNFSPISNPSPAASVVQSPSCSSTPSPLMQSGENLPCGQGSVPMASRNRILQLMPQLSPTPSMMPSPNSHAAGFKGFGLEGVPEKRLTDPGLSSLSALSTQVANLPNTVQHMLLSDALTPQKKTSKRPSSSSKKADSCTNSEGSSQPEEQLKSPMAESLDGGCSSSSEDQGERVRQLSGQSTSSDTTYKGGASEKAGSSPAQGAQNEAPRLSASPAAREEATSPGAKDTSPSSESNPKVNEKTIGVIVSREAMTTRAEKPGGQDKGSQEDDPTATQRPPSTGGAKETSHAVLPQPEPPGGGSKGNKSGDNSNHNGEGNGQSGHPAVGSGFIGRTEPSKSPGSLRYSYKDSFGSAMPRNVGGFPQYPTGQDKGDFTGHGERKGRNEKFPSLLQEVLQGYHHHPDRRYSRSSQEHQGMAGGLEGTTRPNVLISQTNELASRGLLNKSIGSLLENPHWGPWERKSGSTAAEMKQINLADYPIPRKFEIEPQSSVHEPGGSLSERRSVICDISPLRQIVRDPGAHSLGHMGADTRLGRNERLNPSLSQSVILPGGLVSMETKLKSQSGQIKEEDFEQSKSQASFNNKKSGDHCHPASIKHESYRGNASPGSAAHDSISDYGPQDSRPTPMRRVPGRIGGREGMRGRSPSQYHDFSEKLKMSPGRSRGPGGDPHHMNPHMTFSERANRSSLHTPFSPNSESLASAYHTNTRAHAYGDPNAGLNSQLHYKRQMYQQQQEEYKDWSSSSAQGVIAAAQHRQEGARKSPRQQQFLDRVRSPVKNDKDGMMYGPPMGTYHDPSGQESGRCLMSSDGLSNKGIELKHGSQKLQQESCWDLSRQTSPAKSSGPPGMSNQKRYGPPHETDGHGLAESTQSSKPSNVMLRLPGQEDHSSQNPLIMRRRVRSFISPIPSKRQSQDMRNSNTEDKGRLLHPSKEGSDKAFNSYAHLSHSQDFKSIPKRESTKDLPSSDGRNCPAVTLTSPAKTKILPPRKGRGLKLEAIVQKITSPNIRRSASSNSAEVGGDTVTLDDILSLKSGPPEGGNVAVQDAEMEKRKGEVVSDLVCPKNQELNVEKPIARSSEEWRGIGDDKVKTETHPDMITAGKEPPGAMTSTTSQKPGSNQGRPDGSLGGAAPLIFPDSKNVPAAAGLAPEANPKAEEKETDTVTISPKQEGFPPKGYFPSGKKKGRPIGSVNKQKKQQQPPPPPPQPPHIPEGSADGEPKPKKQRQRRERRKPGAQPRKRKTKQAVPIVEPQEPEIKLKYATQPLDKSDAKNKSFFPYIHVVNKCELGAVCTIINAEEEEQTKLVRGRKGQRSLTPPPSSTESKALPASSFMLQGPVVTESSVMGHLVCCLCGKWASYRNMGDLFGPFYPQDYAATLPKNPPPKRTTEMQSKVKVRHKSASNGSKTDTEEEEEQQQQKEQRSLAAHPRFKRRHRSEDCGGGPRSLARGLPCKKATTEGSSEKTVLDSKPSVPTTSEGGPELELQIPELPLDSNEFWVHEGCILWANGIYLVCGRLYGLHEALEIAREMKCSHCQEAGATLGCYNKGCSFRYHYPCAIDTDCLLHEENFSLRCPKHKPPLPCPLPALQNKTAKGSLSTEQSERG; this is encoded by the coding sequence GAGGGCTGTTGGCCCGCCGCTGTGCTGCTGAACAGCATGCAGTCCTTTCGAGAGCAGAGCAGTTACCACGGAAACCAGCAGAGCTACCCGCAGGAGGTACACAGTTCCTCCCGTCTAGAAGAGTTCAGCCCTCGCCAGGCCCAGATGTTCCAGAATTTTGGGGGTGCAGGAGGCAGCAGTGGTGGCAGCAGCGGTGGCAGTAGTGGTGGGCGACGAGGGACCACAGCAGCTGCGGCAGCGATGACTAGTGAGACCTCCGGCCATCAAGGCTACCAGAGTTTCAGGAAAGAAGCTGGAGACTTCTACTACATGGCCGGCAACAAAGACCCTGTGGCAACAGGCACCCCACAGCCTCCTCAGCGAAGGCCTTCCGGGCCTGTGCAGAGCTATGGACCCCCGCAGGGGAGCAGCTTTGGCAATCAGTATGGGAGTGAAGGTCACGTGGGCCAGTTTCAAGCACAGCACTCTGGCCTTGGTGGTGTGTCTCACTATCAGCAGGACTACACGGGGCCTTTCTCTCCGGGGAGTGCTCAGTACCAGCAGCAGGCCTctagccagcagcagcagcagcaacagcagcaagtCCAGCAGCTGAGACAGCAGCTCTACCAGTCCCATCAGCCTCTGCCACAGGCTGCTGGCCAGCCAGCCACTGGCTCATCCCATCTGCAGCCGATGCAGCGGCCGTCGACTCTGCCGTCCTCTGCCACTGGTTATCAGTTACGAGTAGGTCAGTTTGGCCAGCACTACCAGTCTTCTGCTGcttcgtcctcctcctcctcctttccgtCACCGCAGCGTTTCAGCCAGTCTGGTCAGAGCTATGACAGCAGTTACAGTGTGAATGCTGGATCCCAGTATGAAGGGCATAATGTAAGTTCTAATGCACAGGCTTATGGAACACAATCAAATTACAGCTATCAGCCTCCATCTATGAAAAATTTTGAACAAGCAAAGATCCCACAAGGGAcccagcaggggcagcagcagcagccgccgcAGCAGCAGGCTCAGCAGCAGCCGCAGCAGCAGCATGCGCCACAGCACGTGATGCAGTACACCAGTGCTGCCACCAAGCTGCCCCTGCAGAGCCAGGTGGGGCAGTACAGCCAGCCCGAGGTGCCTGTGAGGTCCCCCATGCAGTTCCATCAGAACTTCAGCCCCATTTCTAACCCTTCTCCGGCTGCCTCTGTGGTTCAGTCTCCAAGCTGTAGCTCCACCCCATCTCCTCTCATGCAGAGTGGGGAGAATCTCCCATGTGGGCAAGGCAGTGTGCCCATGGCTTCCAGAAACAGAATCTTACAGTTAATGCCTCAGCTCAGCCCAACCCCATCGATGATGCCCAGTCCTAACTCACATGCTGCAGGCTTCAAAGGGTTTGGACTTGAAGGAGTGCCAGAAAAGCGACTGACAGACCCTGGGCTGAGTAGTCTGAGTGCCCTGAGTACTCAAGTGGCCAATCTTCCTAATACTGTCCAGCACATGCTACTCTCTGATGCCCTGACACCTCAGAAGAAGACCTCCAAGAGgccctcctcctcttctaagAAAGCAGACAGCTGCACAAACTCTGAGGGCTCCTCCCAGCCTGAAGAACAGCTGAAGTCTCCTATGGCAGAGTCGCTGGATGGAGGCTGCTCTAGCAGTTCCGAGGATCAAGGCGAGAGAGTGAGGCAGCTGAGTGGCCAGAGCACCAGCTCTGACACCACCTACAAGGGGGGAGCCTCAGAGAAAGCTGGCTCTTCCCCAGCACAAGGCGCTCAGAATGAAGCTCCCAGACTCAGTGCCAGCCCTGCAGCCAGAGAAGAGGCGACCTCGCCAGGTGCTAAGGACACATCACCATCATCTGAGAGCAACCCAAAAGTCAATGAGAAGACTATTGGAGTGATTGTCTCCCGGGAAGCCATGACAACTCGTGCAGAGAAGCCTGGTGGACAGGATAAAGGCTCCCAAGAGGATGATCCCACAGCCACTCAAAGGCCACCCAGCACTGGTGGGGCCAAGGAAACCAGTCATGCAGTGCTTCCACAGCCAGAGCCTCCGGGAGGAGGGAGCAAAGGAAACAAGAGCGGAGATAACTCCAACCACAATGGAGAGGGCAATGGCCAGAGTGGGCACCCTGCAGTAGGCTCTGGCTTCATAGGCAGAACTGAGCCTAGCAAGTCTCCTGGAAGCCTGCGCTATAGTTACAAAGACAGCTTCGGGTCAGCAATGCCAAGAAATGTTGGTGGCTTTCCTCAGTATCCTACAGGACAAGATAAGGGGGATTTCACTGGCCATGGGGAGCGAAAGGGCAGAAATGAGAAGTTCCCTAGCCTTCTGCAGGAAGTGCTTCAGGGTTATCACCACCACCCTGACAGGAGATACTCTAGAAGTAGTCAGGAGCATCAGGgcatggctggtggcctggagGGAACCACGAGGCCTAATGTCTTAATTAGTCAAACCAATGAATTAGCAAGCAGGGGCCTTTTGAACAAAAGCATTGGGTCCCTATTAGAAAACCCTCATTGGGGTCCCTGGGAGAGGAAATCAGGCAGCACGGCAGCTGAAATGAAACAGATCAATTTGGCAGACTATCCAATTCCCAGAAAGTTTGAAATAGAGCCTCAGTCATCAGTGCATGAGCCTGGGGGTTCCCTCTCTGAAAGAAGATCAGTGATCTGTGACATTTCTCCTCTAAGGCAGATTGTCAGGGACCCAGGGGCTCACTCGCTGGGACACATGGGTGCCGACACCAGACTTGGGAGGAATGAACGCCTCAATCCAAGTTTGAGTCAGTCGGTCATTCTTCCAGGTGGCTTGGTGTCCATGGAAACAAAGCTGAAATCCCAGAGCGGGCAGATAAAAGAGGAAGACTTTGAGCAATCCAAATCCCAAGCCAGTTTCAACAACAAGAAATCTGGAGACCACTGCCATCCTGCTAGCATCAAGCACGAGTCTTACCGAGGCAATGCCAGCCCTGGATCTGCCGCCCATGATTCCATCTCAGACTATGGTCCACAAGACAGCAGACCCACACCCATGCGGCGGGTTCCTGGCAGAATAGGTGGTCGAGAGGGCATGAGGGGTCGGTCCCCTTCTCAGTATCatgatttttcagaaaaattgaagatgTCTCCTGGGAGGAGCAGGGGCCCAGGGGGAGACCCTCATCACATGAACCCACATATGACCTTTTCAGAGAGGGCCAATAGGAGTTCATTACACACTCCCTTTTCTCCCAACTCAGAAAGCCTGGCCTCTGCGTATCATACAAACACTCGGGCTCATGCTTATGGGGACCCCAATGCAGGTTTGAATTCTCAGCTCCATTACAAGAGGCAGATGTACCAGCAGCAACAAGAGGAATATAAAGACTGGAGCAGCAGCTCTGCTCAGGGAGTGATTGCTGCGGCCCAACATAGGCAGGAGGGGGCCCGGAAGAGCCCCAGGCAGCAGCAGTTCCTGGACAGAGTGCGGAGCCCTGTGAAAAATGACAAAGATGGTATGATGTATGGCCCACCGATGGGGACTTACCATGACCCCAGTGGTCAGGAAAGTGGGCGCTGCCTCATGTCCAGTGATGGTCTGTCTAACAAAGGCATCGAATTGAAGCATGGCTCCCAGAAGTTACAACAAGAATCCTGTTGGGATCTTTCTCGGCAGACTTCTCCAGCCAAAAGCAGTGGCCCTCCAGGAATGTCCAATCAAAAAAGGTATGGACCTCCCCACGAGACTGACGGACATGGACTGGCGGAATCTACACAGTCATCGAAACCTAGCAATGTTATGCTGAGGCTTCCAGGTCAAGAGGATCATTCTTCTCAAAACCCCCTAATCATGAGGAGGCGGGTTCGTTCTTTTATTTCACCCATTCCCAGTAAGAGACAGTCACAAGACATGAGGAACAGTAACACTGAAGATAAAGGACGCCTTCTTCACCCATCAAAAGAAGGCTCTGATAAAGCATTCAATTCCTATGCCCATCTTTCTCACAGTCAGGACTTCAAGTCCATCCCTAAGAGGGAATCCACCAAGGACCTTCCGAGTTCAGACGGTAGAAACTGCCCTGCTGTTACCCTCACAAGTCCTGCTAAGACCAAAATACTGCCCCCTCGCAAAGGACGGGGGTTGAAATTGGAAGCTATAGTTCAGAAGATCACATCCCCAAACATTAGGAGGAGTGCATCCTCAAACAGTGCAGAAGTTGGGGGAGACACAGTTACCCTGGATGACATACTGTCTTTGAAGAGTGGCCCTCCCGAAGGTGGGAATGTTGCTGTTCAGGATGCtgagatggagaagagaaaaggTGAGGTTGTATCTGACCTAGTCTGTCCAAAAAACCAGGAGCTGAACGTAGAAAAACCTATCGCAAGGTCTTCAGAGGAGTGGCGTGGCATTGGGGACGACAAAGTAAAGACTGAGACACACCCAGACATGATCACTGCTGGAAAGGAACCCCCTGGTGCCATGACATCCACAACCTCACAGAAGCCTGGGAGTAACCAGGGTAGACCAGATGGTTCCCTGGGTGGTGCAGCACCTTTAATCTTTCCGGATTCAAAGAATGTACCTGCAGCAGCCGGACTGGCCCCTGAGGCAAATCCTAAGGCTGAAGAGAAGGAGACCGATACAGTGACTATTTCCCCCAAACAAGAGGGTTTCCCTCCAAAGGGGTATTTCCCttcaggaaagaagaaggggagaccTATAGGTAGTGTGAATAAGCAAAAGAAACAGCAGCAgccaccacctccaccccctcaaCCCCCTCATATACCAGAAGGTTCTGCAGATGGAGAGCCAAAGCCAAAAaagcagaggcagaggagggaaagaaggaagcctGGGGCCCAACCAAGGAAGCGGAAAACCAAACAGGCAGTTCCCATCGTAGAACCCCAAGAACCTGAGATCAAACTAAAGTATGCCACCCAGCCACTGGATAAAAGCGATGCCAAGAACAAGTCTTTTTTCCCTTATATCCATGTAGTAAATAAGTGTGAACTTGGAGCTGTTTGTACAATCATcaatgctgaagaagaagaacAGACCAAATTGGTGAGGGGTCGGAAGGGGCAAAGGTCTCTGACTCCGCCACCCAGCAGCACTGAGAGTAAGGCGCTCCCAGCCTCATCCTTCATGCTGCAGGGACCTGTAGTGACAGAGTCTTCTGTTATGGGGCACTTGGTTTGCTGTCTGTGCGGCAAGTGGGCCAGTTACCGAAACATGGGTGACCTCTTTGGACCCTTTTATCCCCAAGATTATGCAGCCACTCTCCCGAAGAACCCACCTCCTAAGAGGACCACAGAAATGCAGAGCAAAGTTAAGGTACGGCACAAAAGCGCTTCCAATGGCTCCAAGACGGacactgaggaggaggaggagcagcagcagcagaaggagcaGAGGAGCCTGGCTGCCCACCCCAGGTTTAAGCGGCGACACCGCTCAGAAGACTGTGGTGGAGGCCCTCGGTCGCTGGCCCGGGGCCTTCCCTGTAAAAAAGCAACCACAGAGGGCAGCAGTGAAAAGACTGTTTTGGACTCAAAGCCCTCTGTGCCCACCACTTCAGAAGGTGGCCCTGAGCTGGAGTTACAAATCCCTGAACTACCTCTTGACAGCAATGAATTTTGGGTCCATGAGGGTTGTATTCTCTGGGCCAATGGAATCTACCTGGTCTGTGGCAGGCTCTATGGCCTGCATGAAGCGCTGGAAATAGCCAGAGAGATG